Proteins encoded in a region of the Calditerrivibrio sp. genome:
- a CDS encoding glycosyltransferase encodes MLKVDLHLHSKYSKKPTEWFLKRIGAAESYTEPEFLYNKLKDRGMDAVTITDHNTIRGCLKLKEKFPDDTFISVEATAHFPEDDCKVHILIYDINEDQFKEIDKLRYNIYDLREYLITSDIAHSVAHPIYSVNDRLTLEHLEKLLVLFNTFEGINACRGALYNEKFISIVTNLTKSDIEVLAEKHSIIPQGDNPHKKIITAGSDDHSGLMMAKAYTYSDTAKTISEFLIELKKGGVKYSGTSADFYTLAFNIYKIAYEYSQKNKTIYLAGGMIGQLIENISSTKKNGFWEEFKLRRLKKKSTIHRLFSDLIRELKEISEEDINRRFEVVFDKISEISDEFIRNIFKKLNKKGSSLDGIYKSFVAALPGIFMTIPFFSSFRISFKDHQLINDLCNRFRADNGKVKKIAWFTDTINDLNGVSVTIKALGVQAFRRNLPLIIYGSLNEDEFSNELPANYVNLPPIIDFKLPYYSHLKIKIPSIMKSLKIISDFAPDEIYISTPGPVGILGLIVGKVLNIKTIGIYHTDFTKEVFQISKDESLAQFVERYVNFFYNMVDIVKPTSEQYLSMLSKRGVTKCNGVFNRGVDTEIFRPIYNLSDSKSINLIYVGRISKDKNIDFLMEIYFELLNRFPENRLRLFLIGDGPYKDKAEHRYRHKHIYFVGKIKNKELPQYYSMGDLFVFPSNTDTFGMVVLEAQACALPAIVSDVGGPKEIIIDKVTGFVARANDLDDWVNKISTYIKWKIESNPKIDSMKYESFTNVKYKYDWEQVLRGIF; translated from the coding sequence ATGCTAAAAGTCGATTTGCATCTACATTCAAAATATTCGAAAAAGCCTACGGAGTGGTTTTTAAAAAGAATTGGGGCAGCGGAGTCCTATACTGAGCCAGAATTTTTATACAACAAACTCAAAGATCGGGGTATGGATGCCGTAACAATTACAGATCATAATACGATTAGAGGTTGTTTAAAACTCAAAGAGAAGTTTCCTGATGATACTTTTATCAGCGTTGAAGCTACTGCCCACTTTCCAGAAGATGATTGTAAAGTACATATCTTGATATATGATATAAATGAGGATCAATTTAAAGAGATAGATAAACTTAGGTATAACATCTATGATTTAAGGGAATATCTTATAACTTCTGATATAGCTCATTCTGTGGCTCATCCTATCTATTCAGTAAATGATAGACTTACTCTGGAGCATCTAGAAAAACTACTGGTGCTTTTCAATACCTTTGAAGGTATCAATGCCTGTAGAGGGGCTCTTTACAACGAAAAATTCATTTCTATAGTTACCAATTTAACTAAAAGTGACATCGAGGTACTTGCAGAAAAGCATAGTATAATACCTCAAGGTGACAATCCCCATAAAAAGATCATCACTGCAGGTTCTGATGATCACTCTGGATTGATGATGGCCAAAGCTTATACTTATTCTGACACGGCTAAAACTATTTCTGAGTTTTTGATTGAGTTAAAAAAAGGGGGGGTAAAATATAGTGGAACATCTGCTGATTTTTATACGCTTGCTTTTAATATTTACAAAATAGCTTACGAATACTCCCAAAAAAATAAAACAATATATCTTGCAGGGGGGATGATAGGTCAGCTGATAGAAAATATATCTTCAACTAAAAAAAATGGCTTCTGGGAAGAATTTAAGCTGAGAAGGTTAAAAAAGAAAAGTACTATTCATAGGCTTTTTTCCGATTTGATAAGGGAGTTAAAAGAGATCTCCGAGGAGGATATAAATAGAAGGTTTGAAGTGGTTTTTGATAAAATATCGGAGATATCTGATGAATTTATTCGTAATATTTTCAAAAAGTTGAATAAAAAGGGAAGTTCGCTGGATGGCATATACAAATCATTTGTGGCAGCACTACCCGGCATTTTTATGACGATACCTTTTTTCTCATCTTTTAGAATATCTTTCAAAGACCATCAGTTGATAAATGATCTTTGCAATAGATTTAGGGCTGATAATGGTAAAGTTAAAAAAATTGCTTGGTTTACAGATACTATTAATGATCTCAATGGTGTCTCTGTGACAATTAAAGCCTTAGGTGTACAGGCGTTTCGAAGAAACCTACCTCTTATTATCTATGGATCCCTAAATGAAGATGAGTTTTCCAATGAATTACCAGCAAACTATGTTAACTTGCCTCCAATAATCGATTTTAAACTTCCCTACTATTCCCATCTTAAAATCAAGATCCCCTCTATTATGAAGTCTCTAAAGATAATTAGCGATTTTGCACCGGATGAGATATATATATCTACACCAGGTCCTGTTGGGATTTTGGGACTTATAGTAGGTAAGGTGCTCAATATAAAAACAATAGGTATATACCATACTGATTTTACTAAAGAGGTTTTTCAGATAAGCAAAGATGAATCCCTTGCCCAGTTTGTGGAAAGGTATGTTAATTTCTTCTATAATATGGTGGACATTGTAAAACCTACATCAGAACAGTATTTATCCATGTTATCTAAAAGAGGGGTTACGAAATGTAATGGTGTTTTTAACAGGGGTGTTGATACTGAAATCTTTCGTCCTATTTACAACCTATCAGACTCAAAAAGCATTAATCTTATCTATGTGGGTAGGATATCAAAGGATAAAAATATAGATTTTCTAATGGAGATCTATTTCGAGCTTCTAAATAGGTTCCCAGAGAATAGGTTGCGCCTATTCTTGATTGGGGATGGTCCATACAAAGATAAAGCAGAGCATAGGTACCGGCATAAACATATTTATTTTGTAGGTAAAATAAAGAACAAAGAATTGCCCCAGTACTATAGCATGGGGGATCTTTTTGTATTTCCAAGCAATACCGATACCTTTGGAATGGTTGTACTGGAAGCTCAGGCTTGTGCGTTACCTGCTATAGTATCAGATGTTGGTGGACCAAAGGAGATTATTATAGATAAAGTGACAGGTTTCGTGGCAAGAGCCAATGATCTCGATGATTGGGTAAATAAGATATCTACCTATATTAAATGGAAAATAGAAAGCAATCCAAAAATAGATTCCATGAAATACGAATCTTTTACAAATGTGAAATATAAATACGATTGGGAACAGGTACTAAGGGGGATATTCTGA
- a CDS encoding PhoH family protein, whose translation MTKKVFVLDTNVMLHSPYCLETFEENDVVIPAVCIEELDKFKGLYDLKGFYAREFIRNFEKIWGNNDLINGVKLSGGGRIFIRYLKKDITLPFDFDLNKSDNLLLKIVLQTMREFDNEVILVSKDTNLRIKASVLGIRSEDYYHDKSPSNNLAYSDTMLVGDEIIERFYKSSEISFEELVEMGYCLQNGHIKRYCLLKSEENEKKGVLVKYNYSSSSYKKIDLNEMLLGVNPTNYQQKFFVDALFDYNIKIIFAIGIAGTGKTLLSIASGLTQVLNKKYKKLIISRSPVPMGRDIGYLPGDIQNKLDPWLKPIYDNIDLIIGNIQNKNSEEDYDRFSVDITLDYLKSANLIEVEGLTYIRGRTFHNSFIIIDEAQNLTPHEVKTIITRVGKNSKIVLTGDIHQIDNPYVDERDNGLTYASERFNKSESDLAVTVYLNKCERSEVSKIAATIL comes from the coding sequence ATGACTAAAAAAGTTTTTGTTCTTGATACAAATGTTATGCTTCATTCCCCCTATTGTTTAGAAACATTTGAAGAAAATGATGTGGTGATTCCCGCTGTCTGTATAGAGGAGTTGGATAAGTTTAAAGGGTTGTATGACCTAAAGGGGTTTTATGCGAGGGAGTTTATACGTAATTTTGAAAAGATATGGGGTAATAATGATCTCATAAATGGTGTTAAGCTGTCAGGGGGAGGGAGAATCTTTATCAGATATCTTAAAAAGGATATTACACTGCCCTTTGATTTTGATCTGAACAAATCAGATAATCTACTTTTGAAGATTGTACTGCAAACCATGAGGGAGTTTGATAATGAAGTGATACTGGTAAGTAAAGATACAAATCTGAGGATAAAAGCCAGTGTTTTGGGGATTAGGTCTGAGGATTATTATCATGATAAAAGTCCCTCAAATAATCTAGCTTATTCTGATACAATGCTTGTTGGTGATGAAATTATAGAGCGTTTTTATAAAAGTTCGGAAATATCCTTTGAGGAACTAGTAGAGATGGGGTATTGCCTTCAAAATGGGCATATAAAAAGGTATTGTTTATTAAAATCTGAAGAAAATGAAAAGAAAGGGGTACTTGTAAAGTATAACTATAGCTCCAGTAGCTATAAAAAGATCGATTTGAATGAAATGCTTCTGGGGGTAAACCCCACTAATTATCAACAAAAGTTTTTTGTAGATGCTCTTTTTGACTACAATATAAAGATTATTTTTGCTATTGGTATTGCTGGTACTGGTAAAACGTTACTATCCATTGCATCGGGATTAACTCAGGTGCTCAACAAAAAGTATAAAAAGCTGATTATCAGTAGGTCACCAGTTCCAATGGGTCGAGATATAGGGTATCTGCCTGGGGATATTCAAAACAAATTGGACCCATGGCTGAAACCGATCTATGACAATATTGACCTTATCATAGGTAACATCCAGAACAAAAACAGTGAAGAGGATTATGATAGGTTTAGCGTAGATATTACGTTGGATTATTTAAAAAGTGCAAATCTCATTGAAGTGGAAGGGCTTACTTATATACGGGGTAGGACTTTTCATAATTCCTTCATCATTATTGATGAAGCCCAAAATTTGACGCCCCACGAAGTAAAAACGATTATAACAAGAGTTGGGAAAAACTCCAAGATAGTTTTAACTGGAGATATACACCAGATTGATAACCCCTATGTGGATGAAAGGGACAACGGTTTAACTTATGCGAGTGAACGTTTTAATAAAAGTGAAAGTGATCTTGCTGTAACTGTGTACTTAAATAAATGTGAGAGAAGTGAGGTATCAAAAATTGCTGCTACTATATTGTAA
- a CDS encoding EAL domain-containing protein yields the protein MNQLFKEKWEPKIEYIDYAIQPIVSIISGKIHGIELLIRGVEDCGFTSIEHFFDTAVNDKVLVPLEKALRDKAAKKISNIKNYRNIIIFYNYDHRIMEMPDYHFGFTEEILKQYNIPLNNWCLELTEKTNHNFTSIYNRVLNRAKKSGFKLAIDDFGSGFSNFELLYHSEPDYIKLDKFLIRDINKDLKKASLTTAIVKVAKSLGVTIIAEGVETEAEYYYLKSLDVDLIQGYFIQKPTKDEYSIKLKYEDIESLYNRDRRNVVSVNAYLKEEMVFIPPLKHNNSVVDVLTYFQNSNYDFVPVVDSNFTPVGIILERDLREYIYSPFGRELLTSKLHNITLMDFVKKTPVIDIRSKIEDAMNQVVNYNSIGIFVTNDMTYMGFLTNNSILKILNDLRLKQAFETNPLTGLPGNTVISETINNALKDTVNYNYLLYFDFDNFKPFNDKFGFRVGDRAIQTFATILKKYQNNDSFFIGHVGGDDFFASIKTEKSNPYSIITVFEKIVSDFKDFTSSFYSIEEIMNRCYISLDRNGNKTCFPLLGVSAAILEIPPFEINISEIELSKLIAILKKNAKLNSSKFSLSTLNPSIETYYTV from the coding sequence ATGAACCAACTTTTCAAAGAAAAATGGGAACCAAAAATTGAATACATAGATTATGCCATTCAACCTATAGTTTCAATCATCTCAGGTAAGATACATGGCATTGAATTACTCATCAGAGGGGTCGAGGATTGTGGCTTTACATCGATTGAACACTTCTTTGATACAGCTGTAAATGACAAAGTTTTAGTTCCACTGGAAAAGGCTTTAAGGGATAAAGCTGCCAAAAAGATCTCAAACATTAAAAACTATCGCAACATAATAATATTTTATAACTATGATCACCGAATTATGGAGATGCCGGATTATCACTTTGGGTTTACCGAAGAAATACTCAAACAATACAATATCCCTTTAAACAACTGGTGTTTGGAGCTCACCGAGAAAACAAACCACAACTTCACCTCTATATACAACAGAGTGTTAAACAGAGCAAAAAAATCTGGCTTTAAATTAGCCATTGACGATTTCGGCTCTGGCTTTTCAAATTTTGAACTTCTATACCACTCAGAACCAGACTACATCAAATTGGACAAATTTCTTATAAGGGATATAAACAAGGACCTTAAAAAAGCCTCACTAACCACTGCCATTGTAAAAGTAGCCAAAAGTCTTGGGGTAACAATAATCGCTGAAGGTGTTGAAACAGAAGCAGAATACTATTACCTAAAATCCCTCGACGTGGATCTCATACAAGGCTATTTCATACAAAAACCCACAAAAGATGAGTATTCAATCAAGCTAAAATATGAAGATATAGAATCCCTGTACAACAGAGATAGGAGGAATGTTGTCTCCGTTAATGCATATCTAAAAGAAGAGATGGTTTTCATTCCACCCCTTAAACACAACAATTCTGTAGTCGATGTTTTGACATATTTTCAAAACTCAAATTACGACTTTGTCCCGGTAGTGGATAGCAATTTTACTCCAGTTGGTATCATATTGGAAAGGGACCTACGGGAATACATTTATAGCCCCTTTGGAAGAGAACTTCTCACAAGCAAACTTCACAATATAACCCTAATGGATTTCGTTAAAAAAACACCTGTAATCGATATAAGATCAAAAATTGAAGACGCCATGAATCAGGTAGTAAACTACAACTCAATTGGTATTTTCGTAACAAACGACATGACCTATATGGGGTTTCTTACAAACAACTCCATACTCAAAATTCTAAACGATCTACGCCTAAAGCAGGCCTTTGAAACAAACCCACTTACTGGCTTACCAGGTAATACAGTTATATCTGAGACTATAAACAACGCATTAAAAGATACCGTTAACTATAACTACCTTTTGTATTTTGACTTTGACAATTTTAAGCCATTCAATGACAAATTTGGCTTTAGAGTAGGTGATAGAGCCATTCAGACTTTTGCCACAATTTTAAAAAAATATCAAAACAATGATAGTTTTTTCATTGGCCATGTAGGGGGAGATGATTTTTTTGCATCGATTAAAACAGAAAAATCCAACCCTTACAGTATCATAACAGTTTTTGAAAAGATAGTCTCAGATTTCAAGGATTTCACATCAAGCTTCTATTCAATAGAAGAGATAATGAATAGATGCTACATATCACTGGATAGAAATGGTAATAAAACATGCTTTCCCCTCTTAGGGGTCAGTGCTGCCATCTTAGAGATCCCACCCTTTGAAATAAATATCTCCGAAATCGAATTATCAAAGCTTATTGCCATATTAAAGAAAAATGCAAAATTAAACAGCTCCAAATTTTCCCTCTCCACATTAAACCCATCAATAGAGACCTACTACACTGTTTAA